A window of Lepidochelys kempii isolate rLepKem1 chromosome 1, rLepKem1.hap2, whole genome shotgun sequence contains these coding sequences:
- the IL2RA gene encoding interleukin-2 receptor subunit alpha: MELIFLLLWAMLRSGEATGHGNGKCPAPHYIEFAEIIIDRVMLGSKGRYKCEDGYKRTIGESNLIVCINDTGLIHWTTKTSVCTRVSMATSQQSERKPQSSAPENPVTIVPSDTAGYCGIPSPVEHATPTMTHYAVGQELHYKCLRGYDARPPTSDISTCKEESGKIFWTRLSLLCTNDSRSGEEMTQPIPITDTSEPSHVPPVMLHVCTATSELSHVPSVMLPVTVAVSTVFPIIFILLGWIIVLKLWRRRSFTEEVKTEKTKSILITAARVEMESEVEAHRLKSNM, from the exons GGAAGTGCCCCGCCCCACACTACATTGAGTTTGCTGAGATTATCATTGACAGGGTCATGCTGGGCAGCAAGGGGAGATACAAGTGTGAAGATGGCTATAAAAGGACAATCGGGGAGAGTAATTTAATTGTCTGTATTAATGATACTGGGCTCATTCACTGGACCACAAAAACTTCTGTATGCACAC GGGTCTCCATGGCTACTTCACAGCAGTCAGAAAGAAAACCACAGAGCAGTGCACCTGAGAATCCAGTCACCATAGTGCCATCTGACACAGCAG GTTATTGTGGGATACCCAGCCCTGTGGAACATGCCACACCTACGATGACACATTATGCCGTAGGTCAGGAACTGCATTACAAGTGTCTGAGAGGTTATGATGCTCGACCCCCAACCTCTGATATCAGCACGTGTAAGGAAGAGAGTGGGAAAATCTTCTGGACAAGGCTAAGTCTGCTGTGCACTAATGACAGCAGGAGTGGAGAAGAGATGACACAACCAATTCCAATAACAG ATACATCAGAACCATCCCATGTCCCACCAGTGATGCTTCATGTCTGCACAG CTACATCAGAGCTGTCCCATGTCCCATCGGTGATGTTGCCTGTCACAG TTGCTGTCTCTACTGTCTTCCCAATCATTTTCATCCTTTTGGGGTGGATCATCGTACTGAAACTATG GAGACGGAGGAGTTTTACAGAAGAAGTAAAGACTGAAAAGACAAAGTCCATTCTAATAACAGCAGCAAGAGTGGAAATGGAAAGTGAGGTGGAAGCTCACAGACTAAAATCCAATATGTGA